In Humulus lupulus chromosome 6, drHumLupu1.1, whole genome shotgun sequence, a single genomic region encodes these proteins:
- the LOC133781963 gene encoding zinc finger CCCH domain-containing protein 48-like, translating to MTLVNGTLFAGTQSGQILAWKASSEEANPFIPVSVPSSVTHEGAVVCLCYGGNRLFSGSLDSSIKVWDENLQCVATLKGHSDGVMSLVFWGYYLLSCSLDGTVKIWATSQGGQIEENYTHKEGHGVLALNGITLPKKTDAEADQNILLCSCNDNSVRLYALPSFEEKGRFFTRQEVRTIQKGPGGLIFTGDGAGRTTVWKTNV from the exons ATGACTTTGGTGAATGGTACTTTGTTTGCTGGTACCCAGAGTGGGCAGATCTTAGCATGGAAAGCTTCCTCTGAAGAAGCTAATCCTTTTATTCCTGTTAGTGTCCCATCGTCCGTGACACATGAAGGTGCAGTAGTCTGTTTATGTTATGGTGGAAACAGACTATTTTCAGGTTCTCTAGACAGTTCAATCAAG GTGTGGGATGAGAATTTACAATGTGTGGCCACTTTGAAGGGGCATTCAGATGGGGTGATGTCGCTTGTGTTTTGGGGATACTATTTATTGTCATGTTCATTGGATGGCACTGTCAAAATTTGGGCTACCTCTCAAGGAGGCCAAATAGAGGAAAACTATACGCACAAGGAGGGACAT GGTGTTCTTGCACTTAATGGGATAACACTCCCTAAGAAGACTGATGCAGAAGCTGACCAAAATATTTTGCTTTGCTCTTGTAATGACAACTCTGTTCGTCTGTATGCGCTGCCAAGTTTTGAAGAGAAGGGCAGATTCTTTACAAGACAAGAGGTGAGGACAATTCAAAAGGGTCCCGGAGGACTGATTTTTACTGGGGATGGTGCTGGTCGTACTACTGTGTGGAAGACGAATGTCTAA